CATCAATATCGATCGTATTGCGATGGCGTCGCAAATGGTCGCGCCAGCAGTTACGCAGAATATCGAACAGCCAGGCATCCATGGCCCGCGTGGAACGTAACTGGTTTAGCTTGCGAAAGGCCTTGCTGAGGGTTTCTTGGACCAGATCATCGGCCAGGGCGGGGTCCTGGCACCACGATATGGCAATGCGGCGAAGGCGTCGGCGCCGCTCGCGCAGTCTGATCGTAAATTCCCACAGCTGGCCGACAAGGACCTGTGCCATGGCTCCTCCACTGTTTAGTAGTAGTTTTTCGTTACCATACCAGTGGGCCGCGACCTTGCCCAGCCGGATTGGAATGTTAAGGAAATATTAAGAATTTTTTGAAATTTTATGGATACATTTTGGCCGCTGTTGCGTCTCAACGTATACGGGAAGAAATACGACGACAAAACGGGGAGTTCCGTGGCCGTAATCCGCGGGCGATCCTGGTGATTCTTTCCGAAGTATTAAAATCCAACTAGGAGGAGTTGTTATGCGTAAGTCGCTTGTATCCGGCATCCTCGTCGGATTCTTGGTGTTGTCTGCTGGAATCGCCCATGCGGCGAACAAATTTGTTCTCCAGATCAGCGATGCCAGCGCTCAAAAGCAGACCCTGGTCCTGAACGTTGCCAACAATCTGGAAAAGCACTACGGCGTCGGTAACGTGGATGTGGAAATCGTGGCCTTCGGCCCGGGTCTGCGCCTGCTGTTCGCCGACAACATACGGAAGGACCGCATCCAGACTCTGAACATGAATGGCGTTCGG
This is a stretch of genomic DNA from Acidiferrobacteraceae bacterium. It encodes these proteins:
- a CDS encoding DsrE family protein, which produces MRKSLVSGILVGFLVLSAGIAHAANKFVLQISDASAQKQTLVLNVANNLEKHYGVGNVDVEIVAFGPGLRLLFADNIRKDRIQTLNMNGVRFSACSNTIHGMSKILGKPPALNSRAKVVPGGVVRIADLVSQGYILIRP